AAAAGTAATATAAATAACTGTGTAAGAATCTACATCAAGACAAAAGAGAGAAATATTCACGCAATAAAAAAAGAAGGAAACCAGTTCCTTCTTTTTAAGTGATCATAATTAAGTTACGTTCTGCCTCGGGAAATGAACCCAATTACAGCGAGAATTACAGCCACAACTAATAAAATCACGGCAAAGTCTTTAGATAGTCCTGCAACACCACCAAACCCTAATAGACTGGCAATGAGTGCAATCACTGCAAAAATTATAGCCCAACGGAACATATGCTGTTCTCCTTATTTTTTCATTGTTGTTTAACTATATAGCTTGTTTTTTGCACCGAATGTGTCGTTTATGTGGTTGAAATGTATATTAAACAATCATTTTGTGATGCTAGGAATACAGCTTCTTTTTTCGTACAGACGACTTCAATGTTATACTTAGTCACTGTTTCATCTCATCAGCTGCTAAAACATTATGTCTACCGAGACCTCACTTCGACCACTCTTCTGGAAAAACTATCCATTAGAGCAACTCACTCAAATTGAGTGGGAAGCTTTATGCGATGGATGTGGTTTGTGCTGTTTGGTCAAGCTTGAAGATGAAGATACCCATGAGGTGGCTTATACCAAAGTGGCCTGTAAGTTACTCGATTGTGATACAGGACGTTGTACCGATTATCCAAATCGTCAGCAGCAAGTGCCAGACTGTTTGCAATTAACTCCAGAGTCTTTAAAAACAATTCATTGGTTACCATCGAGCTGTGCTTATAGACGTTTGAATGAAGGTAAAAATCTACCTTCTTGGCATTATTTAAATACAGGTTCGAGACAAAGCGTTGTTAAGGCGAAAAAGTCAGTTGCTGGACGTTGTCTTTCTGAAGTTAATGTCCATGAAGATGATCTTGAAGATTATGTCGTACGATGGGTGCGTTAATATGCTCGTGATGGGCATTTTTAATTACAACGTATTATAAAGTAACATTTTATCGTAAATTTTTTGCTCATCTCCGTTATATAACAATAAAAACAAAAGGAGATAAAAGTGATGAGACGATTAGCAACCCCCTTATTATGTAGTAGCTTTTTTTTGTTGATGGCTTGTGGGTCTAATAATACAAATTCAAAAAATCTTGAACAAAATACGTCTGCAAAAACAGAGCAGACCGCCTTAACCAAACAACCTTATCAAACTGAAATATTTGCTCAATTCAATGAACCTTGGGCTTTGACCAGCTTGCCTGATCAGCGTTTATTAGTCACTGAACGGCAAGGTAAATTAAAAATTTTTAACCCTAAAAATAAACAAATCTTGGATGTTCAAGGCGTTCCAGCAGTGAACTATGGGGGACAGGGTGGTTTAGGAGATGTTATTTTGCATCCTGACTTTGCTAAGAATCATTGGGTTTATCTCAGCTACGCTACAAAAGGACAAGGCGGATCTGGAGCAGTGATTTCACGTGCGAAATTAGATTTATCTAACCCCAATCAGCCAAAACTTACCGATATAAAGCAGATTTGGCAGCAAGTACCTAAAGTTTCAGGACAAGGCCATTATGGACATCGTATGCTTTTTGGCGCAGACGGTAAGCTGTGGGTCAGTTCAGGTGAGAGACAAAAGTTTGACCCTGCTCAAAACATGAAAAGTAACTTGGGTAAAATCTTGCGTTTAAATGAGGATGGTTCAGCGGTTGTAGATAACCCTTTTTATAAGCAAGGCGGGGTTACTGCTGAAATATGGTCATTGGGACACCGTAATCCGTTAGGTATGGCTTTTGACCGTCAAGGACAGCTTTGGGTGGTTGAAATGGGACCTAAAGGTGGTGATGAGCTTAATATCATCGTAAAAGGTGAAAATTATGGTTATCCAATCGTTTCAAATGGAGACCATTATTCGGGCCAACCTATTCCAGACCATCACACTCGCCCAGAATTTAAAGCACCAGAAATTGACTGGACTCCCGTAATCTCTCCGTCGAGCTTAATCATTTATCGGGGACAACAATTTCCTGCATGGAAAAATAAGGCGTTAATTGGCGGGCTATCTTCAGAAGCAATTATTGTGGTGGATTTAGAGCATAAACCCGTGAAAGAAGTGCAAAGA
This genomic stretch from Acinetobacter oleivorans DR1 harbors:
- a CDS encoding DUF1328 domain-containing protein produces the protein MFRWAIIFAVIALIASLLGFGGVAGLSKDFAVILLVVAVILAVIGFISRGRT
- a CDS encoding YcgN family cysteine cluster protein, translated to MSTETSLRPLFWKNYPLEQLTQIEWEALCDGCGLCCLVKLEDEDTHEVAYTKVACKLLDCDTGRCTDYPNRQQQVPDCLQLTPESLKTIHWLPSSCAYRRLNEGKNLPSWHYLNTGSRQSVVKAKKSVAGRCLSEVNVHEDDLEDYVVRWVR
- a CDS encoding PQQ-dependent sugar dehydrogenase; protein product: MMRRLATPLLCSSFFLLMACGSNNTNSKNLEQNTSAKTEQTALTKQPYQTEIFAQFNEPWALTSLPDQRLLVTERQGKLKIFNPKNKQILDVQGVPAVNYGGQGGLGDVILHPDFAKNHWVYLSYATKGQGGSGAVISRAKLDLSNPNQPKLTDIKQIWQQVPKVSGQGHYGHRMLFGADGKLWVSSGERQKFDPAQNMKSNLGKILRLNEDGSAVVDNPFYKQGGVTAEIWSLGHRNPLGMAFDRQGQLWVVEMGPKGGDELNIIVKGENYGYPIVSNGDHYSGQPIPDHHTRPEFKAPEIDWTPVISPSSLIIYRGQQFPAWKNKALIGGLSSEAIIVVDLEHKPVKEVQRLDMKKRIRGLHEAQDGSIWVIEDGSNARLLKLSKKPS